Part of the Gemmatimonadota bacterium genome, CGGCCCGCCCGCCCGATCGGCTCGGCCAGCCCGGAGAGGCCCGCCCGCCCGTTCCCCTGGGCATCAACCTGGTGGAGACGAACACCGGGAGACCGGCGGATGCGGAAGAGGTAGTGGAGGAACTGGTCGCGGCGATGCGTCCCTTTCTGGGTCTGGCCGATTACGCGACGCTCAATCTGAACTGCCCGAACACGACGTCGGGCCACAGCCCCTTCGACGATCCGGGCACGCTGGGGAAGCTGCTCTCGGGATACGCCGGCTACGACACCATGCCGCCTACCTTCCTGAAGGTGGTGCCGACCACTGACCCCGCAACGATCGAGGGGACGCTCGCCGCCATGGATCCATTCCCCTTCGTAAAGGGCATCGTGTCCGGACTGCCCACCGGAAAGCCCTATGATAGCCTGAAGACCCCGCCACAACTCCTCGAACGCATGCCCGGGACCCTTTGCGGCCGGCCGACCCGCACGCTGATCGACGCGTCCATCCAGGCCTGGTATCCCCGGATGGATCGCGGCCGCCACGTGATCGTCGGGACCGGGGGAATTTTCACGGCCGATGACGTCTACCGGAAGATCAGGTTGGGCGCGACCCTGGTCCAGGTCTACACGGCCCTCGTCTACCACGGACCGGGCCTGGTGAAGCGAATCAACCGGGGCCTTTGCCGCCTGATGGCCCGGGATGGCCTTGACCGGATCACCGATGCCGTGGGCGTGGACAATCCGCCCTAGAACGTGCCTTCCACGCTCAGCGTCGTACCGCCGGTATCCTT contains:
- the pyrD gene encoding dihydroorotate dehydrogenase (quinone) is translated as MSLYPLIRPLLFRLDPEWIHRATLSAVGRAGRIPPVRGMLRGLLTVDDPRLRVEAGGLAFPNPVGLAAGFDKNGVAMEGLAAAGFGFVEVGSVSAHPSAGNPERPRLFRVPEDEAIVVNYGVPNDGADAVARRFDSARTRQSPGSPGSPGSPGSPVQPGSARPPDRLGQPGEARPPVPLGINLVETNTGRPADAEEVVEELVAAMRPFLGLADYATLNLNCPNTTSGHSPFDDPGTLGKLLSGYAGYDTMPPTFLKVVPTTDPATIEGTLAAMDPFPFVKGIVSGLPTGKPYDSLKTPPQLLERMPGTLCGRPTRTLIDASIQAWYPRMDRGRHVIVGTGGIFTADDVYRKIRLGATLVQVYTALVYHGPGLVKRINRGLCRLMARDGLDRITDAVGVDNPP